The Candidatus Eisenbacteria bacterium DNA window AGAATTGAGGCAAACACGGTTCTCTCAAGGTGGAAATCGACCCTTGGTACCCTACCCCCGGATACCCCCAGTTCTCTCAGGTAGGCAGAGCCACCAAGTTCAGGTTTTCTTTCTCCGACAAGAAGAAGGAAATCCCCTCTTTCCTTGAGAGAGAGTGTGAGTGCACGCGAATAATCATCGATCAGTCCATAGCACACGACCACCGGGCACGGACGTATCGATCCGGTCTCAGTGTAATTGTGAAAGCTCACATTCCCGGAAACGAAAGGAACCGGCTCCCCTTTCTTGTCAATCATCCCGATACCTTGAGCGGCCTCGCCCATTCCGCGCACGGTCTCCTTGAATTGCCACATCGTAAGCTCATCGTCAGGATCTCCAAAGTTGAGACAATCTGTCAGTGCGCACGGCAGAGCCCCCGCGCTCACAGTATTTCTCATCGCTTCAACCACGGCGGAGACGCCGCCCCAGTATGGATTTATCTCGCCGTAGAACGGATTTCCGCCTACTCCGACTCCAACTCCATATGGAAGGTCCGGGTCTGGAAGAAAGACGCAGCCATCCGATTCGCCGGGTCTTGAGACAGCTCTCCCCTGAACCTCCGCGTCGTAGAAGCGGTAGACGTACTCTCTTGAGCAGAGGTTTGGTGAAGAGGCGAGGCGGAGGAGCACTCTCCCTATGTCGGCAGGTTCCTCGAAGAGTGCCTCTTTCTCGGGAGTTTCCATCGAAGCATCTTTGATTTCCTTCATAGGGCAGGCCTTAACCAGGGCAATTGGAAAATCACACACATTCTTCCCGCTTGACTTTGCCACGAATACCGGCTTCTCGACCGCCTTCCCTATGACCTTTGCCTGGGCACCCTTGTAGAGAAGAGGGAGAGAGAAGTCCGAGTTGTAGATTCGGCAAATCTCTTCTGCAATCCCCTTCGGCACGGCCAGGACGTATCTTTCCTGAGTCTCTGAGCAAAGGACTAGCGCGGGCGGCATATCCTCTTCCAGCGGGACTTCGTTCAGATCTATTTCGATTCCTCTCCCGCCGGCAAGCCCCATCTCCGAGAAGGCGCAGCCTATTCCTCCCGCCCCAAGGTCCTTCATTCCAATTTGAACGCCCTTTCTCCTGGTCAGCTCCAGCACCTCTTTTGTCGCCAATGCCAGAACCCTTTTAAGGAATGGGTCCGGAACCTGGACAGAAACTCTTTCTTCATGACTAGAGGCGGCACCGAGCTTCCGCGATGCAAACGAAGCTCCTCCTGCGCCGGTTCTGTCAGTCGGCTTGCCGACAAGCAGGAGCACGTATTCATCATCTCTTGCGCTATCCGGAACGAAACTCCTGATGATTTCGTTTTCCCTGATGACTCCCACTGCAACAACATTAACAACGCAATTTTGGTCAAACGAATCGTCGAAATAAATATCTCCGCCGATATTTGGAACACCAAGGGCATTTCCATATTGCCAGATCCCATCAATCACGCCGGATGCAATCTCCTTCACTCTGCCTGAAAATCCGCCTTCCGGATTCCCGAATCTGAGACAGTCCATGACTCCAACGACCTCGGCACCCATGCAGTAGACATCCCTTACGATGCCTCCGATCCCGGTGGCTGCACCCTCAAAGGGAAGCACCTGGGACGGATGGTTATGACTCTCGTGAGACACTGCTATACAGAGAGCGTTTGGCCCTCGTTCAAGCCTCACGATCCCGGCATCTTCACCAGGCCCGAGAACAACGTTGGAGGCCTTCACGGGAAGGAATTTCTCAAGGATGCGTTTGCTGCTCTTGTACGAACAATGCTCAGACCAGAGGGCATCAAAGAACAGAAGCTCGGCGGGAAGCGGCTCCCTCCCCAGACTACTCCTGAGGTGCAGGAGTTCCGTCTCTGAAAGGCTCAACGTCTGCTACTCCCAAGAGCTCTCTCGAAGATCGCATCGGTATTTCTCAGAAAATAGCCGGTGCTGAAGAGGTCATCCAGCTCTTCTTTTCCTATGTTTTTGTTTATGTCGCTGTCCGTCTGAAGCAGCTCCTTCAAGTCTCTTTTCTCATCGCGGGCGCGAAGAGCATTCCTCTGCACAATCTCGTATGCCTTGTCTCTGGGGAATCCCTTTCTCATAAGCTCGACAAGAATCCTCTGCGAGAAGACAAGCCCGCCTGTCTTCTTAATGTTTTTCATCATTGCTTCCGGAAAAACCTGGAGACCTCTCAAGACTTCAAAGAAGAGTGAAGCCATGTAGTCAAGAAGTATGAAGCCGTCAGGAATGATGATTCTCTCGACCGACGAATGGCTTATGTCTCTCTCATGCCAGAGCGAGATGTTCTCCAGTCCGGCGAGAAGGTTGGCCCTGAGCACCCTCGCAAGCCCGCATATCCTCTCGCAATGAACAGGGTTCTTTTTGTGCGGCATCGCAGACGAACCCTTCTGGCCGGGCTCAAACGGTTCTTCAACTTCAAGTATTTCCGTGCGCTGGAGATTCCGTATCTCGGTCGCAAATTTT harbors:
- the purL gene encoding phosphoribosylformylglycinamidine synthase subunit PurL codes for the protein MSLSETELLHLRSSLGREPLPAELLFFDALWSEHCSYKSSKRILEKFLPVKASNVVLGPGEDAGIVRLERGPNALCIAVSHESHNHPSQVLPFEGAATGIGGIVRDVYCMGAEVVGVMDCLRFGNPEGGFSGRVKEIASGVIDGIWQYGNALGVPNIGGDIYFDDSFDQNCVVNVVAVGVIRENEIIRSFVPDSARDDEYVLLLVGKPTDRTGAGGASFASRKLGAASSHEERVSVQVPDPFLKRVLALATKEVLELTRRKGVQIGMKDLGAGGIGCAFSEMGLAGGRGIEIDLNEVPLEEDMPPALVLCSETQERYVLAVPKGIAEEICRIYNSDFSLPLLYKGAQAKVIGKAVEKPVFVAKSSGKNVCDFPIALVKACPMKEIKDASMETPEKEALFEEPADIGRVLLRLASSPNLCSREYVYRFYDAEVQGRAVSRPGESDGCVFLPDPDLPYGVGVGVGGNPFYGEINPYWGGVSAVVEAMRNTVSAGALPCALTDCLNFGDPDDELTMWQFKETVRGMGEAAQGIGMIDKKGEPVPFVSGNVSFHNYTETGSIRPCPVVVCYGLIDDYSRALTLSLKERGDFLLLVGERKPELGGSAYLRELGVSGGRVPRVDFHLERTVFASILECMRQGLFVACHDISDGGLGLTLLEMCFPSRPRNLGISGDISSLSEQMRGDQLLFSESSGFVLELSERNLDRVVRHFEDAAVRASILGRVTSDGRIRIAFRGAKMLDIPVEEFFKPWKDRMKSVLS